From the Xenorhabdus ishibashii genome, one window contains:
- the argA gene encoding amino-acid N-acetyltransferase has protein sequence MKERSTELVEVFRHSVPYINAHRGKTFVIMLGGEAIAHENFSNIVNDIGLLHNLGIRLIVVYGARPQIEQNIAAHNCQSIYHKHTRVTDTKTLDLVKQAAGLLQLEITARLSMGLNNTPLQGANISVVSGNFVIAQPLGIDDGVDYCHSGRIRRIDERAINQQLDSGAIVLIGPVAVSVTGESFNLTSEEIATQLAIKLKADKLIGFCSSQGVLDAKGNTLSEMFPNEGEVHLNELENAGDYYSGTVRFLRGAIKACRRGVRRSHLISYQENGSLIQELFSREGIGTQIVMERSEQIRRANINDIGGILKLIRPLEQQGILVRRSREQLEMEIDNFTLIELDNITIACAALYPYPNEKIGEMACVAVHPDYRSSSRGEILLDSISSQAKQKGLEKLFVLTTRSIHWFQEKGFEPAGIDMLPVEKQALYNYQRCSKILMLDLQNY, from the coding sequence ATGAAAGAACGCAGTACCGAATTGGTTGAAGTCTTCCGTCACTCGGTTCCATATATCAATGCCCATCGCGGCAAAACCTTTGTCATTATGCTGGGAGGTGAAGCCATCGCCCATGAGAATTTCTCCAATATCGTCAACGATATTGGATTACTGCATAATCTGGGCATTCGCTTAATCGTTGTTTATGGCGCCCGCCCACAAATTGAGCAGAATATAGCCGCACACAATTGCCAATCGATTTATCACAAACACACCAGAGTAACCGATACCAAAACACTGGATTTGGTCAAACAGGCAGCCGGCCTATTACAGTTAGAGATTACAGCGCGCCTTTCCATGGGTTTAAACAACACCCCATTACAAGGCGCTAATATTAGTGTTGTCAGCGGAAACTTTGTTATCGCCCAACCTTTGGGAATCGACGACGGAGTCGATTATTGCCATAGTGGCAGGATCCGCCGTATTGATGAAAGAGCGATCAACCAGCAACTGGATAGTGGTGCTATCGTGCTAATTGGACCAGTTGCGGTTTCTGTTACAGGAGAAAGTTTCAATCTCACTTCCGAAGAAATTGCAACACAGTTGGCAATCAAATTAAAAGCAGATAAATTAATTGGGTTTTGCTCATCTCAGGGCGTACTTGACGCTAAAGGCAATACCTTATCAGAGATGTTTCCCAATGAAGGGGAAGTACACCTGAACGAACTGGAAAATGCTGGTGATTATTATTCAGGAACCGTGCGTTTCTTAAGGGGAGCAATCAAAGCTTGCCGCCGTGGCGTTCGCCGCAGCCATTTAATCAGTTATCAAGAAAATGGTTCGTTGATTCAGGAACTATTTTCCCGCGAAGGTATCGGTACCCAAATAGTTATGGAACGTTCGGAACAGATACGCCGCGCCAATATCAATGACATTGGTGGCATTCTCAAACTTATTCGCCCATTAGAGCAACAAGGTATTTTGGTACGCCGTTCACGTGAACAACTGGAAATGGAAATTGATAACTTCACCCTGATTGAACTTGATAATATCACTATCGCCTGCGCCGCCCTATACCCTTATCCTAATGAAAAAATTGGAGAAATGGCCTGTGTTGCTGTACATCCAGATTACCGAAGCTCTTCCAGAGGTGAAATTCTGCTAGATTCTATTTCCAGTCAGGCAAAACAGAAAGGATTGGAAAAACTTTTCGTGCTCACGACTCGCAGTATTCACTGGTTTCAAGAGAAAGGCTTTGAGCCAGCAGGGATAGATATGTTGCCCGTGGAAAAACAAGCGCTGTATAACTATCAGCGCTGTTCCAAAATTTTGATGCTGGATTTACAGAATTACTAA
- the amiC gene encoding N-acetylmuramoyl-L-alanine amidase AmiC: MSYSDHNTSRRRLLKGAAAVWLLSISPIGHAATSKVIAVRIWPASSYTRVTLESNIPLKYRQFSLSNPNRIVIDLQGVQLNSILSSMGAQVQQRDPYLKLVRAGQFNPKTVRLVFEIKQPVSPHIFTLPPIAKFKHRLVLDLYPQKAVDVANDPLLALLEEYNSGSLEQHLPAQTRKPGKAGKDRPIVIMLDPGHGGEDSGAIGKYKTREKDVVLQIARRLQALIKREPGMKVYMTRNEDVFIPLTVRVAKARKMRADLFVSIHADAFTNRSARGSSVFALSTKGATSNTARFLAQTQNEADLIGGVSKSGDKYLDHTMLDLVQTATINDSLKFGNEVLRRIGKINKLHKNSVDQAGFAVLKAPDIPSILVETAFISNLAEERKLKTAKFQQQVAESIFAGIKAYFKNGAELARR, from the coding sequence ATGAGTTATTCAGACCATAATACTTCACGTCGTCGCCTGCTGAAAGGAGCAGCCGCTGTATGGTTATTAAGTATCAGCCCAATAGGTCATGCAGCGACTTCAAAAGTTATTGCTGTTCGTATTTGGCCTGCATCGAGTTATACCAGAGTGACGTTGGAGTCTAATATTCCACTTAAGTATCGCCAATTTTCGCTTTCAAACCCTAATCGTATTGTCATTGATTTGCAGGGTGTCCAGCTTAATAGCATTTTGAGCAGCATGGGGGCACAGGTTCAGCAACGTGATCCTTACTTAAAATTAGTACGGGCAGGGCAATTTAATCCTAAAACAGTGCGTTTAGTCTTTGAAATAAAACAACCTGTCTCCCCGCATATTTTTACATTGCCACCCATTGCGAAGTTTAAACACCGTCTGGTGCTCGACCTGTATCCCCAAAAGGCTGTTGATGTGGCTAATGATCCTTTATTAGCCCTGCTTGAAGAGTACAACAGTGGGAGTTTAGAACAGCATTTGCCCGCACAGACACGTAAACCCGGCAAGGCAGGCAAAGACAGGCCAATTGTGATTATGCTCGATCCGGGTCATGGTGGTGAAGACTCTGGTGCGATTGGGAAATATAAAACCCGTGAAAAAGATGTCGTGTTGCAGATTGCCCGTCGTTTACAGGCACTCATCAAACGTGAGCCAGGCATGAAAGTTTACATGACGCGTAATGAAGATGTGTTTATCCCCTTGACGGTGAGAGTGGCAAAGGCGCGTAAAATGCGGGCTGATCTTTTTGTTTCTATTCATGCGGATGCCTTTACAAATCGCTCTGCACGGGGTTCATCCGTTTTTGCTCTTTCGACTAAGGGCGCAACCAGCAATACAGCTCGTTTTCTCGCCCAAACTCAGAACGAAGCTGACTTAATTGGTGGAGTCAGCAAAAGTGGCGATAAATATTTGGATCATACCATGTTGGATTTGGTTCAAACTGCGACTATCAATGATAGCTTGAAATTTGGTAACGAAGTGCTCAGGCGGATAGGAAAAATCAATAAACTGCACAAAAATAGCGTCGATCAGGCCGGATTTGCGGTGTTGAAAGCTCCAGATATTCCTTCTATTTTGGTAGAAACTGCATTTATCAGTAACTTGGCAGAAGAACGTAAACTTAAGACAGCAAAATTCCAACAACAAGTGGCGGAATCTATTTTTGCTGGTATTAAGGCGTATTTCAAAAACGGAGCAGAATTGGCACGGCGGTGA
- the mltA gene encoding murein transglycosylase A, giving the protein MRVYGRYLLFGCVISLLSGCHFRPTDQAQQYKDGRITQNLQLVNIPNAEGSPVNAKDFATQVKYISDTSPRLYGNNRELFNAIEHWMLSGGDTRDLNEFGLLAYQMEGEDKYGNVKFTGYYTPVLQARHTKQGEFKYPLYRMPTHLRTRLPSRSEIYRGALSKKFIIGYSNSLMDNFMMEVQGSGYVDFGDGRPLTFFGYGGKNGHAYRSIGKVLIDRGEVPSEKMSMKAIRQWGEQHSEAEVRELLEKNPSFVFFKPESYTLVRGASAVPLIAKASVASDKSLIPPGTALLAEVPVLDEKGKFTGQYRMRLMVALDVGGAIKGNHFDIYHGVGEKAGEMAGFYNHYGRVWVLKKASSGFLAANQ; this is encoded by the coding sequence ATGAGAGTTTACGGCAGATATCTTCTATTTGGATGCGTCATTTCGTTATTATCGGGATGCCATTTTCGCCCCACTGATCAGGCACAGCAATATAAGGATGGGCGAATTACCCAAAACTTGCAGTTAGTTAATATCCCTAATGCCGAAGGTTCTCCGGTTAATGCTAAGGACTTTGCCACTCAAGTTAAATATATTAGCGACACTTCTCCTCGTCTCTATGGTAATAATCGTGAATTATTTAATGCAATTGAGCACTGGATGCTATCTGGTGGTGATACCCGTGATTTAAATGAGTTCGGTCTGCTGGCTTATCAGATGGAAGGTGAAGATAAATACGGCAACGTGAAGTTTACCGGTTATTACACGCCCGTTTTGCAAGCACGGCATACCAAGCAAGGAGAGTTTAAATATCCGCTGTATCGTATGCCAACTCATTTACGTACCCGTTTGCCAAGTCGCTCTGAGATATATAGAGGTGCCCTGAGCAAGAAATTTATTATTGGGTACAGTAACTCCCTGATGGATAATTTTATGATGGAAGTACAAGGGAGTGGCTATGTCGATTTTGGTGATGGACGTCCATTGACCTTTTTTGGTTATGGGGGAAAAAATGGGCATGCCTATCGTAGTATTGGCAAAGTGCTGATCGATAGGGGAGAAGTACCGAGCGAAAAAATGTCGATGAAAGCGATCCGTCAGTGGGGAGAACAACACAGCGAGGCCGAAGTGAGAGAATTGTTGGAGAAGAATCCTTCATTTGTTTTCTTTAAGCCTGAATCCTATACCCTTGTGAGAGGAGCCAGTGCTGTGCCCCTTATTGCAAAAGCCTCAGTAGCGTCTGATAAATCATTGATCCCTCCTGGAACCGCATTACTGGCGGAAGTGCCTGTGCTGGATGAAAAAGGCAAATTCACCGGCCAGTATCGAATGCGTCTGATGGTGGCACTGGATGTTGGTGGTGCCATTAAAGGGAATCATTTCGATATTTATCACGGAGTTGGGGAGAAGGCTGGTGAAATGGCGGGTTTTTATAATCACTATGGCCGTGTTTGGGTATTGAAGAAAGCATCATCTGGTTTTTTGGCGGCAAACCAGTAA
- the tcdA gene encoding tRNA cyclic N6-threonylcarbamoyladenosine(37) synthase TcdA, which translates to MQVSLSDAYLQRFAGTARLYGQKALSLFARSHVCVVGIGGVGSWAAEALARTGIGAITLIDMDDVCITNTNRQLHTLVQNVGLPKTEVIAERIRAINPECQVTCIDDFVTPDNVAELMSTGFGYVIDAIDSIRPKAALLAYCRRYKIPIVTTGGAGGQLDPTQIQVVDLAKTVQDPLAAKLKERLKSDFRVVKNGKGKLGIDCVFSTEQLVYPQSDGSVCTAKSTADGSKRMDCASGFGAATMVTATFGFVAVSHALKKMVAKAERENGF; encoded by the coding sequence ATGCAAGTTTCTCTCTCTGATGCTTATCTTCAGCGTTTTGCTGGTACGGCGCGGTTATATGGCCAGAAAGCGCTTTCATTATTTGCCCGTTCACATGTCTGTGTTGTGGGTATTGGCGGTGTGGGTTCATGGGCGGCAGAAGCGCTGGCACGTACCGGTATTGGTGCTATTACGTTGATTGATATGGATGATGTTTGCATCACCAATACCAATCGCCAATTACACACTTTGGTACAGAATGTGGGCTTGCCAAAGACGGAAGTCATCGCGGAGCGGATACGAGCGATCAATCCTGAGTGCCAGGTCACTTGCATTGATGATTTTGTCACACCTGATAATGTGGCTGAATTGATGTCCACGGGATTTGGCTATGTTATTGATGCTATTGATAGCATACGGCCAAAAGCAGCGTTATTGGCCTATTGTCGCCGCTATAAGATCCCGATTGTGACGACTGGCGGAGCGGGTGGGCAACTTGATCCTACCCAGATTCAGGTGGTGGATTTAGCGAAAACGGTGCAAGATCCATTGGCGGCGAAATTGAAAGAGCGCTTGAAGTCAGATTTCCGCGTAGTGAAAAACGGCAAGGGTAAGTTAGGTATTGACTGTGTTTTTTCAACAGAACAGCTAGTTTATCCGCAATCTGACGGCTCAGTCTGTACTGCCAAAAGTACGGCGGATGGTTCTAAGCGAATGGATTGTGCTTCTGGTTTTGGTGCCGCAACGATGGTTACGGCGACTTTTGGTTTTGTTGCTGTATCCCACGCATTGAAAAAGATGGTGGCAAAAGCTGAACGGGAGAATGGGTTTTAA
- the ampH gene encoding D-alanyl-D-alanine-carboxypeptidase/endopeptidase AmpH, giving the protein MKKRLYKLCAVSVMAWTISACADYGHLHQKKLQQSNVQPAKWEVFESNDNIKKMATTLVEQYSQSIFKEGNPLGMAMVVIDNNQVIHRSFGETYPGSGVRPRQDSLIRIASITKLMTSEVMVKLAQKKHLKITDPLQKYAYFGVRVPDYGAQPIRLYHLASHTSGLPREQPGGKWGRPVFIWPTQSNRWTWLKTAGIEVLPGKTASYSNLAYDLLADALSKAMGKPYPHLLQEEITHPYHMRDTTLTPTKSQCARLMAGVESSPCMHTTAAAGSGGIYSTPADMQRWMQQFLSSHNQLRKQTASREQGIYFKRAELTSIKGMDVAGSADGIGLGWVYMDAKGNVPGIYQKTGGGGGFNTYMAMIPESNIGVFVVMTRKEQSKFSRVTNGVNELVAALAQNHHQM; this is encoded by the coding sequence ATGAAAAAACGGCTATATAAACTGTGTGCAGTTTCCGTCATGGCATGGACGATTTCAGCTTGTGCGGATTATGGTCATTTACACCAGAAAAAACTTCAGCAATCCAATGTGCAACCGGCAAAATGGGAAGTGTTCGAAAGTAATGACAATATCAAGAAAATGGCTACAACATTGGTCGAGCAGTATTCCCAATCCATCTTTAAAGAGGGCAATCCTTTGGGAATGGCGATGGTGGTCATCGATAATAATCAAGTCATACATCGCAGTTTTGGAGAAACTTATCCAGGAAGCGGCGTTCGGCCACGACAGGATTCTTTGATTCGTATTGCTTCTATTACCAAATTGATGACCAGCGAGGTCATGGTTAAGTTGGCGCAGAAAAAGCACCTTAAGATTACCGATCCATTGCAGAAATACGCTTATTTCGGTGTCCGTGTACCGGATTATGGCGCTCAACCAATCCGGCTGTATCATCTGGCGAGCCATACCAGCGGGTTACCACGGGAACAGCCGGGCGGAAAGTGGGGACGCCCTGTGTTTATTTGGCCGACCCAATCGAACCGCTGGACATGGCTGAAAACCGCAGGAATAGAGGTTCTCCCTGGCAAAACAGCTTCGTATTCTAATCTGGCCTATGATTTACTGGCAGATGCCCTTTCCAAGGCTATGGGAAAGCCATATCCCCATCTGTTGCAAGAGGAGATTACCCATCCTTATCACATGCGGGATACAACGCTGACCCCCACGAAATCCCAATGTGCCCGTTTGATGGCTGGCGTGGAATCAAGTCCTTGTATGCATACCACTGCCGCAGCGGGTAGTGGCGGAATTTATTCCACTCCCGCAGATATGCAACGCTGGATGCAACAATTTTTATCTTCCCATAATCAATTGAGAAAACAGACTGCCAGCCGTGAACAAGGTATCTACTTTAAACGTGCCGAACTGACCTCAATCAAAGGGATGGATGTTGCCGGTTCGGCAGATGGTATCGGGCTTGGCTGGGTATATATGGATGCCAAAGGCAATGTTCCCGGCATTTATCAGAAAACTGGCGGTGGTGGCGGATTTAATACCTATATGGCGATGATACCTGAAAGCAATATCGGCGTTTTTGTAGTGATGACGCGCAAGGAGCAAAGTAAATTTAGTCGCGTGACAAATGGCGTTAATGAATTAGTTGCCGCATTGGCACAAAACCATCATCAAATGTAG
- the lptG gene encoding LPS export ABC transporter permease LptG, translating into MFGVLDRYIGRTILQTILMTLFMLVSLSGIIKFVDQLRKVGQGEYTALSAGIYTLLSVPKDIQIFFPMAALLGALLGLGALATRSELVVMQASGFTRLQVAGSVMKTAIPLVLLTMVIGEWVAPQGEQLARNYRSQKMYGGSLMSTTKGLWAKDGYDFVYIQSVDKDNALNGVSIYHVDDNQKLLSIKYAASAVYDPNHHQWKLSQVEESDLVQNGQITGSQRISADWKSRLTPEKLGVVSLDPEALSIRGLHQYITYLKQGQQDAGRYQLNMWKKIFAPLSVAVMMLMALSFIFGPLRSVPMGFRVVVGISMGFVFYVLNEIFGPLSLVYSMPPILGALLPSLLFFIVSVYLLLHRK; encoded by the coding sequence ATGTTTGGGGTATTGGATAGATATATTGGCCGAACCATCCTGCAAACCATCCTGATGACTTTGTTTATGCTGGTATCACTTTCCGGCATTATTAAGTTTGTCGATCAGCTCCGCAAAGTGGGGCAAGGGGAATATACTGCACTTTCCGCAGGCATTTATACCCTGCTGAGCGTTCCCAAAGATATTCAGATCTTCTTCCCAATGGCCGCTCTGCTTGGGGCATTATTGGGTTTGGGAGCACTGGCAACACGCAGTGAGCTGGTGGTCATGCAGGCATCTGGTTTTACCCGCCTGCAAGTGGCAGGCTCTGTCATGAAAACGGCAATCCCGCTGGTCTTGCTGACGATGGTAATTGGTGAGTGGGTTGCTCCGCAAGGAGAGCAGCTTGCCCGTAATTATCGCTCCCAAAAAATGTACGGTGGTTCATTGATGTCCACCACTAAAGGGCTTTGGGCGAAAGATGGCTATGATTTTGTCTATATCCAGAGTGTTGATAAGGACAATGCCCTAAACGGCGTTAGTATCTATCATGTTGATGACAATCAAAAACTGTTATCCATAAAATATGCAGCTTCAGCGGTGTATGACCCAAATCACCATCAATGGAAGTTATCTCAGGTTGAAGAGTCTGATTTAGTCCAAAATGGACAGATCACAGGGTCACAACGTATTTCTGCGGACTGGAAAAGTCGTCTGACACCAGAAAAATTAGGCGTAGTTTCCCTCGATCCTGAAGCGCTTTCCATACGCGGCCTGCATCAATATATTACCTACCTGAAACAGGGGCAGCAGGATGCCGGACGTTACCAGCTTAATATGTGGAAAAAAATCTTCGCACCTTTATCGGTTGCGGTGATGATGCTGATGGCTCTTTCCTTCATCTTCGGGCCACTGCGTAGTGTGCCGATGGGATTTAGGGTCGTTGTGGGTATCAGCATGGGGTTTGTGTTCTATGTCTTGAATGAGATATTTGGTCCACTGAGTCTGGTTTATAGTATGCCGCCGATATTAGGGGCGCTGTTGCCAAGTTTATTGTTTTTTATAGTGAGTGTTTACTTACTTCTGCATAGAAAATAA
- the lptF gene encoding LPS export ABC transporter permease LptF, translating into MIIIRYLVRETLKSQIAILFILSLIFFSQKLVEVLGAAVEGNIPANLVLSLLGLGVPEMAQLILPLSLFLGVLMTFSKLYTESEITVMHACGLGKSVLVKSALILALFTSALAAANVIWITPWSAKYKAQVLADVKANPSLAAIVEGRFKPSRDGNMVLYIGNVKGNSFENVFLAQLRPTNDQRPSVVIADGGHMEERPNGNQVAVLHQGTRYEGTALLRDFRITEFTNYQAVIGHQKADIDNKVEQKSIEQLWHGTDNDSRAEFHWRLTLIVSVLIMALMVVPLSAVNPRQGRILSMLPAMLLYLIFFLLQSSLHSNGSKGKLDPLFWMWLVNGVYFALAITLNLWDTVPMRKLRSRFKTQGAS; encoded by the coding sequence GTGATCATCATTAGATATCTAGTACGGGAAACCCTGAAAAGTCAAATCGCAATACTGTTCATCTTATCGCTGATCTTTTTCAGCCAGAAATTAGTTGAAGTATTGGGTGCGGCAGTGGAAGGGAATATTCCCGCAAATTTGGTTTTATCGTTGTTAGGTTTAGGTGTGCCAGAGATGGCGCAGCTTATTTTGCCCCTGAGTTTATTTCTTGGGGTATTAATGACGTTCAGTAAACTCTATACCGAAAGTGAAATCACCGTCATGCATGCCTGCGGGTTGGGCAAAAGTGTCTTGGTGAAATCAGCCCTTATTCTGGCTCTATTCACATCAGCCTTGGCGGCGGCTAACGTTATCTGGATCACGCCGTGGTCTGCCAAATATAAAGCGCAAGTGCTGGCGGATGTAAAAGCCAATCCAAGCCTTGCAGCGATTGTCGAGGGGCGGTTTAAACCTTCTCGTGATGGCAACATGGTGCTGTATATCGGTAATGTGAAGGGTAATTCTTTTGAAAATGTCTTTCTGGCTCAGCTCCGTCCGACAAATGACCAGCGCCCCTCTGTGGTAATTGCAGATGGTGGGCATATGGAAGAGCGCCCGAATGGTAATCAGGTGGCGGTACTCCATCAAGGAACGCGCTATGAAGGCACAGCACTGTTACGTGACTTCCGCATAACTGAATTCACTAATTATCAGGCCGTGATTGGGCATCAAAAAGCGGATATCGATAATAAAGTTGAACAAAAATCGATTGAGCAGCTTTGGCATGGCACCGACAACGACTCCCGCGCGGAATTTCACTGGCGTCTGACGTTGATTGTTTCGGTGCTAATTATGGCGTTGATGGTGGTGCCGTTAAGTGCCGTAAACCCACGTCAGGGGCGGATACTCAGTATGCTGCCAGCCATGTTGCTCTACCTGATTTTCTTCCTGTTGCAAAGCTCTCTGCACTCTAATGGTAGTAAAGGCAAGTTAGACCCCCTGTTCTGGATGTGGTTAGTCAATGGCGTGTATTTTGCGTTGGCTATAACGCTTAATCTATGGGATACCGTACCCATGCGTAAACTGCGTTCACGCTTTAAGACTCAAGGAGCATCATGA
- the pepA gene encoding leucyl aminopeptidase yields MEFSVKSGSPEKQRSACIIVGVFEPRRLSPIAEQLDKISNGYISALLRRGELEGKVGQTLLLHHVPNVLSERILLVGCGKERELDERQYKQIIQKTINTLNETGSMEAVCFLTELHVKARNNYWKVRQAVETAKESLYVFDQLKSSKNELRRPLRKMVFNVPTRRELTSGERAIQHGLAIASGIKAAKDLANMPPNICNAAYLASQARQLADNAANLTTKVIGEEQMKELGMNSYLAVGQGSQNESLMAVMEYKGSTDANAKPIVLVGKGLTFDSGGISIKPAEGMDEMKYDMCGAASVYGAMRVVAELQLPINVIGVLAGCENMPGGRAYRPGDILTTMSGQTVEVTNTDAEGRLVLCDALTYVERFEPELVIDVATLTGACVVALGGHYTGLMSNHNPLAHELLNASEQAGDRAWRLPLADEYTEQLESNFADMVNACGRSGGAITAGAFLSRFTAKYHWAHLDIAGTAWRSGKAKGATGRPVALLSQFLLNRSGLNSDD; encoded by the coding sequence ATGGAGTTTAGTGTAAAGAGCGGTAGTCCGGAGAAACAGCGCAGTGCCTGTATTATTGTCGGCGTGTTTGAACCCCGCCGTCTTTCCCCTATCGCAGAGCAACTTGACAAAATAAGTAATGGCTATATCAGTGCCTTATTACGCCGTGGTGAACTTGAAGGCAAGGTAGGTCAAACCTTGTTGCTACATCATGTTCCGAACGTACTGTCTGAACGTATTTTGCTGGTTGGATGTGGAAAAGAGCGTGAACTGGATGAACGTCAGTATAAGCAAATTATCCAGAAAACGATCAATACCCTCAACGAAACTGGTTCAATGGAAGCAGTTTGTTTCTTGACAGAACTGCATGTGAAGGCACGCAATAATTACTGGAAAGTGCGTCAGGCGGTCGAAACAGCTAAAGAGTCACTGTATGTTTTCGATCAGCTCAAAAGCAGCAAAAATGAACTTCGTCGCCCACTGCGTAAAATGGTGTTCAATGTACCAACCCGCCGCGAATTGACCAGTGGTGAACGCGCTATTCAGCACGGTCTTGCCATTGCGTCGGGTATCAAGGCGGCGAAAGATCTCGCCAATATGCCACCCAATATCTGTAATGCTGCCTATTTAGCATCACAGGCGCGCCAGCTTGCTGACAATGCGGCTAATCTGACCACCAAAGTGATTGGTGAAGAGCAGATGAAAGAGCTGGGTATGAATTCTTATCTGGCGGTTGGTCAAGGGTCGCAGAATGAATCCCTGATGGCAGTTATGGAGTATAAAGGCAGCACAGACGCCAATGCGAAACCTATCGTATTAGTGGGCAAAGGGCTGACTTTTGATTCCGGCGGTATTTCTATCAAACCAGCCGAAGGCATGGATGAGATGAAATATGATATGTGTGGGGCTGCTTCTGTCTATGGTGCCATGCGCGTTGTTGCCGAGCTGCAATTGCCAATCAATGTCATCGGTGTTCTGGCAGGCTGTGAAAATATGCCGGGCGGACGCGCCTATCGCCCTGGAGACATTCTGACTACCATGTCCGGCCAGACTGTTGAAGTGACGAACACCGATGCGGAAGGTCGTCTGGTATTGTGTGATGCGTTGACTTATGTTGAGCGTTTTGAGCCAGAATTGGTTATTGATGTCGCAACCTTGACCGGCGCCTGTGTCGTCGCTCTGGGCGGCCATTATACCGGCCTGATGTCTAACCATAATCCACTGGCACATGAACTACTGAATGCGTCAGAGCAAGCTGGCGATCGTGCATGGCGTCTGCCGTTGGCTGATGAATATACCGAGCAGTTAGAATCCAATTTTGCCGATATGGTAAACGCGTGCGGACGTTCCGGTGGCGCAATTACCGCAGGTGCTTTCCTGTCCCGTTTCACGGCCAAATACCACTGGGCACATCTGGATATAGCAGGTACAGCATGGCGTTCAGGTAAAGCGAAAGGAGCAACAGGTCGTCCGGTTGCACTCCTGTCACAATTCCTGTTAAATCGTTCAGGTTTGAATTCTGACGATTAA
- a CDS encoding DNA polymerase III subunit chi has protein sequence MKNATFYLLEKLSSLEKRLSEQSSSDDLQPHEWLACQLAADQWRAGKRVLIACESQQQAEKLDEALWQREPSQFVPHNLAGEGPRYGAPVELCWPQKRGNAPRDVLVTLLPHFADFATAFHEVIDFVPIDENLKQLARERYKSYRSVGFNLTMATPPTY, from the coding sequence ATGAAAAACGCCACCTTCTATTTATTAGAAAAGCTATCATCATTAGAAAAGCGGTTATCGGAACAATCATCATCAGATGATCTACAGCCACATGAATGGCTGGCATGTCAGCTTGCTGCTGATCAATGGCGTGCAGGGAAGCGGGTTCTGATTGCTTGTGAAAGCCAGCAACAGGCTGAAAAATTGGATGAAGCATTATGGCAACGAGAGCCGAGTCAATTTGTACCGCACAATCTTGCCGGCGAAGGCCCCCGTTATGGCGCACCTGTGGAGTTGTGCTGGCCGCAAAAAAGAGGCAATGCTCCCCGCGATGTGTTGGTGACACTGCTTCCTCATTTTGCAGACTTTGCCACAGCTTTCCATGAAGTGATAGACTTCGTTCCTATTGATGAAAATCTGAAACAGTTAGCGCGCGAACGATATAAGTCCTATCGTAGCGTCGGCTTTAATTTGACCATGGCAACCCCGCCAACCTATTGA